The sequence CCGTAGAGGGTCCAGGCCGGGCCATACACGAACTGGCACAATCCTGCTGAATCCAGAAATGAATAGAACAGCTGGGTGAGATAAGCGAAGCGGATTTTCTCATCGCTCAGGCTGTACAGAGGCTGGGGCTGGGTCAGACCCAGGAGCGCCAGGCGCTGGAGGTAGAGATCCGAGGCGCCTTCCTCATACATGGGATCATGTTCGCTGGATTGATGGTCCGCGCCGAAGGGGTTCACCGCGTAGATCAGGCCGAGGGAGCGCTTGGCGTGGGGCATGTGGGCCGGGGCCTCCTGGTTCTTCACGGTGATCAGAAACTCATGGCCCTTCCCCAGCCGGTCGGCAGCCCGGGCGGAGCCTTCGGCCAGGACATCGCCGATGCCCTCCCGCTTCAGGATCATCTCCAGGAGGCGGAGCATCGCCTCCGGGTCGCCGAAGCGCAGCGGGAAGCCGATCTCCGCCTCGGTGAGGACCCCGTTCTCGAAACACTCCATCGCCCAGGCGATGGTCGCCCCGCAGGAGATGGTGTCTACCCCATACTGGTTGCACATCTGGTTAGCCAGGGCGATCGCATTCAGATCATCGATCCCACAATAGGAGCCGAAGGTCGCGATGGTTTCATACTCCGGCCCGCCGTAGAACGGATCCACCTTTCGGCCGTTCCATTCCGTTTCCACCACCCGCTTGCAGCGGACGACGCAGGCATAGCAGGTGTCGCGTTCTTTGAGGATCGTTTCGGCCATCCGTTCGCCGGTGATCTTCTCAAAACCCTCGAATTGCCCGGCGTTGTAGTTATAAGCGGGCAAAGTGCCAGCCATCTGCTGCCAGGCGACTACGCTGGCCGTCCCATAGAGGGCCAACCCCTGGACATCGGGGTTGTCCTCGATATGGCGGGCTCCCCACTGAGCCAGCTCCGCCAGCGCCTTCGGATCCGCGATCGCCACCCTTCGACGGCCCCGAACAGCGATGGCCTTCAGGTTCTTGGAGCCCATCACCGCCCCCATCCCGGTGCGGCCGTTGGCCCGATTGGACATGTTCATAATCGCTGCGAAACGAACGAGACGCTCGCCGGCCGGCCCGATCTGAGCGATTTCGATCTGATCGTCCCCCAGCTCCTCCTGAAGCATCCGCTCCGCCTCGCCGGTGATCCGACCCCACAGGTGAGCGGCATCCCGCAGCTCGGCCTCGCCGTCATGGATCCAGAGATAAACGGGCTTGGGGGCGCGGCCCCGGATCACCAGCCCATCGAACCCCGCGTATTTCAGCTCCGCCGGGAAGAAACCCCCGCTCTGGGAATCCCCGATGGCACCCGTGAGGGGGGATTTGGCGTTCGCCATCAGGCGGGATTGCCCGGAGATCGGCGCCCCAGTGAGGGGGCTGAGGAAGAGGGTGAGGATGTTGCGGGGATCAAAGGGATCAACGCCTGGAGGCATCTCTCGCAGGATGTAGTAAAGCCCCATCGCGCTGCCGCCCATATAGGTGCGATAAAACGATTCCGGCGGCGTCTCCACCCACAGGCGGCCTTCCGTAAGATCCACGTGGAGAATACGGCCCGCATATCCGTAAGCCATGGCTGCCCTCCTGGTTTACAGGGTGAAGCATGTGGATCCTGTTCAAAATCCGCGCGATGAAATTTGATGGAAGGGAGGCTCTCGTCGGTGAACCTTTCCCATCAAATCCCGAAGGGCTTCCCGCGCGGACGCGTAGGCCTGTGGATCCCGTTCCTGCAAGCTCAACGCCTCAAACTCCTCCTCATCCAGAACCAGAACCTCCCCCGTCGGCGTCACGAAGAGATCCAGCGCCAAGTCCCGGATCTCGATCTCATCCTCCGAGACCTGCGGGGGATATGTGATGTCGCAATACCAGCCCTTTAACCGATCGTCCCCATGGCTATGGATCTCATAGATCACAAACCAGCGGCCCGGGAAGAAATACTCAACGAACCGATCCTGGGGTTCCAGACGCACGTAACCCAGATCCAGCGGAGGGCGCTCCCAGAAGGCCTCCACCACCAGCGCCTCGGGAGCCGCGCGGGTGAGACGCCCGGCGTAAACCACACGCAACCGGCCGTCCGCTGTCAGCCGCCGCACCCGGACGGGCCGGGGAGCCTGGGCGCTCAATCCGGGCCCCACCCCCGTTCCTCCACCGCCTGGAAGATGTCCGTGTCGCTCACGATACCGACAGGCTTCCCATCCTGCATCACCACCGCCCGCCGGATGTTGGCGTCCAGCATGATCAGGGAGCACTGCCGGATGGTGGTATCCGGGGAAACGGTGATCAGAGGCGCGCTCATCAGATCCCGGACCTTCAG comes from Thermoflexus sp. and encodes:
- a CDS encoding aldehyde ferredoxin oxidoreductase family protein, whose amino-acid sequence is MAYGYAGRILHVDLTEGRLWVETPPESFYRTYMGGSAMGLYYILREMPPGVDPFDPRNILTLFLSPLTGAPISGQSRLMANAKSPLTGAIGDSQSGGFFPAELKYAGFDGLVIRGRAPKPVYLWIHDGEAELRDAAHLWGRITGEAERMLQEELGDDQIEIAQIGPAGERLVRFAAIMNMSNRANGRTGMGAVMGSKNLKAIAVRGRRRVAIADPKALAELAQWGARHIEDNPDVQGLALYGTASVVAWQQMAGTLPAYNYNAGQFEGFEKITGERMAETILKERDTCYACVVRCKRVVETEWNGRKVDPFYGGPEYETIATFGSYCGIDDLNAIALANQMCNQYGVDTISCGATIAWAMECFENGVLTEAEIGFPLRFGDPEAMLRLLEMILKREGIGDVLAEGSARAADRLGKGHEFLITVKNQEAPAHMPHAKRSLGLIYAVNPFGADHQSSEHDPMYEEGASDLYLQRLALLGLTQPQPLYSLSDEKIRFAYLTQLFYSFLDSAGLCQFVYGPAWTLYGPEETVRMVRAVTGWTDFTLEELLRIGERRLNMLRWFNAREGLDRRADQLPKKFFKALQGTGPTAGMALDREAMERALDRYYELAGWTREGVPAPEKLRELGLEWLLEQ
- a CDS encoding DUF402 domain-containing protein encodes the protein MGPGLSAQAPRPVRVRRLTADGRLRVVYAGRLTRAAPEALVVEAFWERPPLDLGYVRLEPQDRFVEYFFPGRWFVIYEIHSHGDDRLKGWYCDITYPPQVSEDEIEIRDLALDLFVTPTGEVLVLDEEEFEALSLQERDPQAYASAREALRDLMGKVHRREPPFHQISSRGF